From the genome of Triticum aestivum cultivar Chinese Spring chromosome 3B, IWGSC CS RefSeq v2.1, whole genome shotgun sequence, one region includes:
- the LOC123064214 gene encoding uncharacterized protein, with protein sequence MHTKYILHGIRLDPSASMAPTTPATGAATLGALSDGTSASTAAGTTASFSTSSTSSSELAGSTSSGPNPYALGLFGIRSVIDYKLDLHTGPYSTWHDDMELQVAKFGLLHHLEPDAAAPPGDPTWRLLDLDIKSWILATISDELKAMVKGKPSARDVWAAIEAIFTGNQRARQMQLTTELLHQVQGNQPVASYCGRIKAIGDALADVALPQSDDALIVALIRGLHARHKMTAKIIQREAATISFAEAQNMLVQDETMEKSADRLTSNTALLSVNRSAPSGGHGGQGSYGVSGGQGSSGVSGGSSSGAPNPGSYGGSGLPPGTPSPNQGKPKRKRFSNHGGYGWSPPTGVRPWTGVVQAWPQQLVPPPRPGSGGAPGLLGPRPVPPQAYTMYAPLHPPAPYGGPVGFAPFQYGQPPPPPTFQHGLPQPAFAPPTAPSFEQSALIGALQDMSLAQSGG encoded by the coding sequence ATGCACACTAAATacattctacatggtatcagattaGATCCTTCGGCCTCCATGGCTCCTACCACACCTGCCACCGGCGCGGCCACCCTCGGTGCTCTCTCCGATGGCACCAGCGCCTCCACGGCCGCCGGCACTACTGCATCCTTTTCCACTTCCTCAACCTCCTCGTCCGAGTTGGCTGGCTCTACTTCGTCCGGCCCCAACCCGTACGCACTCGGCCTCTTCGGCATCCGCTCCGTGATCGACTACAAGCTCGACCTCCACACCGGTCCGTACTCCACCTGGCACGATGATATGGAGCTGCAGGTTGCCAAGTTCGGCCTTCTCCATCACCTTGAACCTGATGCCGCTGCCCCGCCCGGTGATCCGACCTGGCGCCTCCTCGACCTCGACATCAAATCGTGGATCCTGGCCACGATCTCCGACGAGCTCAAGGCCATGGTGAAGGGCAAGCCCTCCGCGCGCGATGTGTGGGCCGCCATCGAGGCGATCTTCACCGGCAACCAACGCGCTCGCCAGATGCAGCTGACCACGGAGCTCCTCCACCAGGTCCAAGGGAACCAGCCCGTCGCCTCCTACTGCGGCCGTATCAAGGCCATCGGCGACGCGCTCGCCGACGTCGCGCTGCCCCAGTCCGACGACGCGCTCATCGTCGCCCTCATCCGCGGCCTCCACGCCCGTCACAAGATGACGGCCAAAATCATCCAGCGGGAGGCGGCCACGATCTCCTTTGCGGAGGCTCAGAACATGCTCGTCCAGGACGAGACGATGGAGAAGTCCGCCGACCGGCTCACCTCCAACACCGCGCTCCTCTCCGTCAATCGGTCGGCGCCCTCCGGTGGTCACGGCGGCCAGGGGTCCTATGGTGTCTCCGGCGGCCAGGGGTCCTCTGGTGTCTCCGGTGGCTCTTCTAGCGGCGCCCCCAACCCCGGCAGCTACGGCGGAAGTGGCCTCCCGCCCGGTACTCCATCGCCCAATCAAGGTAAACCGAAGCGCAAACGGTTCAGCAACCACGGTGGCTATGGCTGGTCTCCACCGACCGGCGTCCGTCCTTGGACTGGTGTCGTCCAAGCATGGCCGCAGCAGCTTGTTCCTCCACCTCGTCCAGGCAGTGGCGGTGCTCCTGGGCTCCTTGGACCTCGGCCCGTGCCACCCCAGGCGTACACCATGTACGCGCCGCTCCATCCTCCTGCGCCTTATGGTGGTCCGGTGGGCTTTGCGCCATTCCAGTACGGCCAGCCTCCACCACCGCCCACGTTCCAGCATGGTCTTCCCCAACCCGCCTTCGCCCCGCCGACTGCACCCAGCTTCGAGCAGTCCGCTTTGATTGGGGCGCTGCAGGACATGTCGCTCGCCCAGTCCGGCGGCTAG
- the LOC123068161 gene encoding uncharacterized protein — translation MATLSAGVLLKLLDGMKTGAAKPVGEHRTAVLQVTDIVPAEMDEVDLFPKHGRFYVKVSDSSHSIYATLPPAQADLVLANKLSLGQFLHVDRLDPGSPVPVVVGARPIPGRHPLVVGTPEPLARKPAAPRRGSWGPENHGGATVASPKVVRPIALCFEERTPVKERPSPARSSVSSVRKSTSVMPRLVTRSRSFVADRGDPPPPPNKIPKSPLAPEKSSMSCTAVRTMSRRPREEEPSSPVSDDDAGSTATSSKRRPSSSAARVPVPVKLSSLGKEAMEQREQAQKAALEALRNASATDNVVRIYKMFADVSKAARPDAPAACFDGFLSFHQEAAQAVADIESIQAATSMAAAATSDVLAEATPAPNVLQEIAQNRATTPARRRGLLGFGGVSKSVSFAPGTLQDPSSRQDGGGARSSSASRKCLGTPVDGGDDKSKRSSAPAGVAVVAVAQSPLGSSLRMARQMQAEAGGWFMEFLEAALEAGLKKKRTSSSGKPGATGAQSCPQSLVLRVINWVEMEQSGGESRKAGHPRAAAIARKLRIKAKNP, via the exons ATGGCGACGCTGTCGGCGGGCGTGCTCCTGAAGCTGCTGGACGGGATGAAGACGGGCGCGGCGAAGCCGGTGGGCGAGCACCGGACGGCGGTGCTGCAGGTGACGGACATCGTGCCGGCGGAGATGGACGAGGTGGACCTCTTCCCCAAGCACGGCCGCTTCTACGTCAAGGTCTCCGACTCCTCCCACTCCATCTACGCCACGCTACCCCCCGCGCAGGCCGACCTCGTGCTCGCCAACAAGCTCAGCCTCGGCCAGTTCCTCCACGTCGACCGCCTCGACCCGGGctcccccgtccccgtcgtcgtcggCGCCAGGCCCATCCCCGGGCGCCACCCGCTCGTCGTCGGCACCCCCGAGCCCCTCGCCAGGAAGCCCGCCGCGCCGCGCAGGGGCTCCTGGGGCCCCGAGAACCATGGTGGCGCCACGGTGGCGTCGCCCAAGGTCGTCAGGCCCATCGCGCTCTGCTTCGAGGAGAGGACGCCCGTCAAGGAGCGCCCCTCGCCGGCGCGCAGCTCGGTGTCTTCCGTCAGGAAGAGCACCAGCGTCATGCCGAGGTTGGTGACACGCAGCCGGAGCTTCGTCGCCGACCGCGGCGACCCCCCTCCGCCGCCCAACAAGATCCCCAAGAGCCCCTTGGCACCC GAGAAGAGCTCCATGAGCTGCACGGCCGTGCGCACGATGAGCAGGAGGCCCAGGGAGGAGGAGCCCTCCTCGCCGGTCTCCGACGACGACGCCGGCAGCACCGCCACGTCCTCCAAGCGGCGGCCCTCGTCGTCGGCCGCCCGCGTGCCCGTGCCGGTGAAGCTCAGCTCCCTCGGCAAG GAGGCCATGGAGCAGCGGGAGCAGGCGCAGAAGGCGGCGCTGGAGGCGCTGCGCAACGCGTCGGCGACGGACAACGTCGTCAGGATCTACAA GATGTTCGCCGACGTGAGCAAGGCGGCGAGGCCGGACGCGCCCGCGGCCTGCTTCGACGGCTTCCTCAGCTTCCACCAGGAGGCCGCGCAGGCCGTGGCCGACATCGAGTCCATCCAGGCGGCCACCTCCATGGCCGCTGCGGCCACCAGCGACGTGCTcgccgaggcgacgccggcgcCGAACGTGCTGCAGGAGATCGCGCAGAACAGGGCCAcgacgccggcgaggcggcggggcctgCTCGGGTTCGGCGGCGTGTCCAAGTCGGTGTCCTTCGCGCCGGGCACGCTCCAGGACCCTTCGTCGCGGCAGGACGGCGGCGGCGCCCGGAGCTCCAGCGCCAGCAGGAAGTGCCTCGGGACGCCCGtcgacggcggcgacgacaagAGCAAGAGGTCGTCCGCTCCTGCCGGAGTAGCAGTGGTGGCGGTGGCGCAGTCGCCTCTGGGGTCGTCGCTGAGGATGGCGAGGCAGATGCAGGCGGAGGCCGGGGGCTGGTTCATGGAGTTCCTGGAGGCGGCGCTGGAGGCCGGGCTGAAGAAGAAGCGCACGAGCAGCAGTGGGAAGCCGGGGGCGACGGGGGCGCAGAGCTGCCCGCAGTCGCTGGTGCTGCGCGTGATCAACTGGGTGGAGATGGAGCAGAGCGGCGGCGAGAGCCGGAAGGCCGGGCACCCCAGGGCGGCCGCCATCGCCAGGAAGCTTAGGATCAAGGCCAAGAACCCCTGA